A genome region from Nocardia sp. NBC_00565 includes the following:
- a CDS encoding IclR family transcriptional regulator, which yields MATAESSVLARALMVLEAFDSSHMVLKLSELAERTGLPQTTVYRHVVDLVRWGALDRAPGGGYQIGLRMVAIASYCPRGRPLRDIALPFMEDLYEATHQNVQLAVPDGTDVVYVEFLAARNAVFVRTQVGARWPMHATGVGLAILAHSPAELVDEIADRPFAVFTPKTISTPDQLRRALAEVRRTGVAISEGQVTLEGYSVAAPIFGAGGKIVAAVSIVVPVSDSRRAAWAPAVRTAANGISRQLGGR from the coding sequence ATGGCGACTGCCGAATCGTCGGTACTGGCCCGGGCGCTGATGGTGCTGGAAGCGTTCGACAGCTCACATATGGTGCTGAAGCTGTCCGAACTGGCCGAGCGCACCGGGCTGCCACAAACAACGGTCTACCGGCATGTGGTCGACCTCGTGCGTTGGGGTGCGCTCGATCGGGCACCGGGCGGCGGCTACCAGATCGGTCTGCGGATGGTGGCAATCGCGTCCTACTGCCCGCGTGGCCGCCCGCTGCGCGATATCGCACTGCCGTTCATGGAGGACCTCTACGAGGCGACCCACCAGAACGTACAACTGGCGGTGCCCGACGGCACCGACGTGGTGTACGTCGAGTTCCTCGCCGCGCGCAACGCGGTATTCGTGCGCACCCAGGTGGGGGCACGATGGCCGATGCACGCGACCGGGGTGGGCCTGGCCATCCTCGCGCACTCCCCCGCCGAACTCGTCGACGAAATCGCCGACCGGCCGTTCGCGGTATTCACCCCGAAGACGATCAGCACCCCCGACCAGCTGCGTCGGGCATTGGCCGAAGTGCGCCGAACCGGCGTGGCGATCAGCGAGGGCCAGGTCACGCTCGAGGGCTATTCGGTCGCGGCGCCCATCTTCGGCGCGGGCGGCAAGATCGTCGCGGCCGTTTCGATCGTGGTGCCGGTGAGCGATTCCCGCCGGGCCGCCTGGGCACCCGCGGTGCGTACTGCGGCCAACGGGATCAGCAGGCAGCTGGGTGGTCGGTGA
- a CDS encoding aromatic ring-hydroxylating dioxygenase subunit alpha, translating into MTEIVRNQWYVAAYGHEVGRELLARTICDEPLVFYRAEDGAVVALADRCIHRRYPLSESRLVEGDRIVCGYHGFTYDRTGACVAVPAQQRIPRSARVASYPVVEQDSFIWVWIGDREYADAAAIPRAPWLTRDGWTTICGLETIQGRHALLMDNLMDLSHETYLHGGYIGTPEVAETPITTEVDEAAGVVRVSRHIDDAECPPFYANSTGLTGRITRWQDIEFAPPCLYRLHSRVAPQGHYPPEGYVPGAGAAADPGAFHTEIVYALTPETEHSVHDFWAVARDFATDDQQVTDFLYTSNHTVVMQDVVALNLVEQVIAEEERVGGTYQELSINIDTGALAARRLIANLARTEASRT; encoded by the coding sequence ATGACCGAGATTGTCCGCAATCAATGGTATGTGGCCGCGTACGGCCACGAGGTCGGCCGCGAGCTGCTCGCGCGGACCATCTGCGATGAGCCGCTGGTCTTCTACCGCGCCGAGGATGGTGCGGTGGTGGCGCTCGCCGACCGCTGCATCCACCGCCGCTACCCGCTGTCGGAATCGCGGCTGGTCGAGGGTGACCGGATCGTCTGCGGCTACCACGGTTTCACCTACGACCGCACCGGAGCCTGCGTCGCGGTGCCCGCACAGCAACGCATACCGCGCAGCGCCCGCGTGGCCTCTTACCCTGTGGTGGAACAGGATTCGTTCATCTGGGTATGGATCGGCGACCGCGAGTACGCCGACGCGGCGGCGATTCCACGCGCACCCTGGTTGACCAGGGACGGATGGACCACGATCTGCGGCCTGGAGACCATCCAGGGGCGGCACGCCCTGCTGATGGACAACCTGATGGACCTCTCGCACGAAACCTATTTGCACGGCGGCTATATCGGCACACCTGAAGTGGCCGAAACGCCGATCACCACGGAGGTCGACGAGGCGGCCGGGGTGGTGCGGGTGAGCAGGCATATCGACGACGCGGAATGCCCACCGTTCTACGCGAATTCGACCGGCCTCACCGGCCGGATCACGCGCTGGCAGGATATCGAATTCGCCCCGCCGTGCCTCTACCGGCTGCACAGCCGGGTGGCACCACAGGGCCACTACCCGCCGGAGGGCTATGTCCCCGGCGCCGGCGCCGCGGCCGATCCTGGCGCGTTCCACACCGAGATCGTCTACGCGCTCACTCCCGAGACGGAGCACTCCGTACACGATTTCTGGGCCGTGGCACGAGATTTCGCGACCGACGACCAGCAGGTCACCGATTTCCTCTACACCAGCAACCACACCGTCGTGATGCAAGATGTCGTCGCGCTGAATCTGGTGGAGCAGGTCATCGCCGAAGAGGAAAGGGTCGGCGGCACCTACCAGGAACTGTCGATCAATATCGACACCGGCGCGCTGGCGGCCCGGCGGCTCATCGCGAACCTCGCCCGAACCGAAGCAAGCCGGACATGA
- a CDS encoding PDR/VanB family oxidoreductase: MNTEQEFTVTVADIRDIADKVVELTLVAADGEIPKWEPGAHIDLILGPDLVRQYSLCGDPDDHDTLTIAVLRETVSRGGSAYVHEHLSAGDTLRIRGPRNNFPLHDSESYRFIAGGIGITPLLPMIRTVARQGAAWTLHYGGRTRGSMAYLSELSALGDIHVHAKDETGRMDLDTILTPDPDTLVYCCGPESLLDSVEIRCAATWPAATLHIERFAPKPIADAATDREFEVECAQSGMTVQVPAGTSILAAVEAAGIPVLSSCREGTCGTCETVVLDGLPDHRDSLLDPQDTDVMMICRSRARTPRLVLDL, from the coding sequence ATGAACACCGAACAGGAATTCACCGTCACCGTCGCGGATATCCGCGACATAGCCGACAAGGTCGTCGAACTAACCCTCGTGGCGGCCGACGGCGAGATCCCCAAGTGGGAACCGGGCGCGCACATCGACCTGATCCTGGGCCCGGACCTCGTCCGCCAGTACTCACTCTGCGGTGACCCCGACGACCACGACACGCTGACTATCGCCGTCCTGCGCGAAACCGTGAGCCGAGGCGGCTCGGCGTATGTGCACGAACATCTCTCGGCCGGCGACACACTGCGAATCCGCGGACCCCGCAACAACTTTCCGCTGCACGACAGCGAGAGCTACCGATTCATCGCGGGTGGTATCGGCATCACCCCGCTGCTGCCGATGATCCGCACCGTCGCCCGCCAGGGGGCGGCCTGGACCCTGCACTACGGCGGCCGAACCCGCGGCAGTATGGCCTACCTGTCCGAGCTGTCGGCACTGGGCGATATTCATGTGCATGCCAAGGATGAGACCGGTCGGATGGACCTCGATACGATCCTGACACCCGATCCCGACACCCTGGTGTACTGCTGCGGTCCCGAATCGCTTCTCGATAGCGTCGAAATACGGTGCGCCGCAACGTGGCCCGCGGCCACACTGCACATCGAGCGATTCGCACCCAAGCCCATCGCCGATGCCGCGACCGACCGCGAGTTCGAGGTCGAATGTGCGCAATCGGGTATGACCGTCCAGGTTCCAGCGGGCACCTCGATCCTCGCGGCCGTCGAGGCGGCCGGTATTCCCGTGCTCTCCTCCTGCCGGGAGGGCACGTGCGGAACCTGCGAAACCGTTGTCCTCGACGGCCTTCCAGACCATCGCGACAGCCTCCTGGACCCACAGGACACCGACGTGATGATGATCTGCCGCTCCCGCGCCCGGACACCCCGACTGGTCCTCGACCTCTAA
- a CDS encoding alpha/beta fold hydrolase: MPVIHVSGTDVHYSSSGSGPGLALIHGTSMSAESNFGHLLAAFTDRYTVITPDYAGSGETTGPADELTLDLLVEQMVAAIEHAATGPVDLMGFSLGAVVAAALAARRPDLVRRLVLVAGWSASDDPRMQLVLHTWAASLSAGADLASGVGPLLAFSPAFLSGLGHDGLAQLRTVEPEPGTLRQIDVDRDVDIRDELHRITAATLVVGCTQDQLVPVRHVRALHSAIPNSRYAEIDSGHVVFFEQPTELTSLVRAFLDADQPAD, translated from the coding sequence ATGCCTGTTATCCACGTCTCCGGTACCGATGTGCACTACTCGAGCTCGGGCTCCGGTCCCGGATTGGCTCTCATCCACGGCACCAGCATGAGCGCCGAGTCGAACTTCGGACATCTGCTCGCCGCGTTCACCGATCGCTACACCGTCATAACTCCCGACTACGCCGGCAGCGGCGAAACCACCGGCCCCGCCGACGAACTGACATTGGACCTGCTGGTCGAACAGATGGTCGCGGCCATCGAACACGCGGCAACGGGCCCGGTCGACCTCATGGGTTTCTCGCTCGGCGCGGTCGTCGCGGCGGCGCTCGCGGCACGTCGTCCCGATCTCGTCCGAAGACTGGTGCTGGTGGCAGGGTGGTCGGCCAGCGATGACCCTCGCATGCAACTGGTCCTGCACACATGGGCGGCATCGCTGTCCGCCGGCGCCGACCTCGCCTCGGGGGTCGGCCCACTATTGGCATTCAGCCCGGCGTTTCTGAGCGGACTCGGTCATGACGGACTGGCTCAGCTGCGCACCGTCGAACCCGAACCGGGCACACTGCGCCAGATCGACGTCGACCGCGATGTCGACATCCGCGACGAGTTGCACCGCATCACCGCCGCGACCCTCGTGGTCGGCTGCACACAGGACCAGTTGGTCCCCGTGCGACACGTCCGCGCCCTGCACTCCGCCATCCCGAACAGCCGATACGCCGAAATCGACAGCGGCCATGTGGTGTTCTTCGAGCAGCCGACCGAGCTGACGTCGCTGGTACGGGCATTCCTGGATGCCGATCAGCCGGCCGACTAG
- a CDS encoding NAD(P)-dependent alcohol dehydrogenase produces MSTTEAAIVESGGAPFTLTEIGLDEPRPNEAIVRMVAAGLCHTDLSVAGGGLPFPLPGVLGHEGAGIVERVGSAITSVVPGDHVILSFTSCGQCGNCRDGHPAYCATWLPLNLIGGVRADGSHTITHGGSPAGGHFFGQSSFSRHALVDERSMIKVDPEVSLESVAPLGCGVQTGAGAIWNVLRPRPGASIVVLGAGAVGLSAVMAAALSPATAIIAVDKVAERLELARELGATHVIAATDTDVAAAIAEITGGSGADGVVETTGSTAVLRTGADVLAARGTLVIVGAPPFGAEVALDVNAMIPGRKVVGLTLGDSETQTLIPALVALVRSGRLPVDKLITRYAFEDIGQAALDMSSGKTIKPVLTF; encoded by the coding sequence ATGAGCACCACCGAAGCTGCCATCGTCGAGAGCGGCGGCGCTCCGTTCACCCTGACCGAGATCGGGTTGGACGAACCACGACCCAACGAGGCGATCGTGCGCATGGTCGCAGCAGGGCTGTGCCACACCGACCTCAGTGTCGCCGGCGGTGGGCTGCCGTTCCCGCTGCCCGGTGTCCTCGGTCACGAAGGTGCCGGAATCGTTGAACGCGTCGGGTCCGCGATCACTTCGGTCGTCCCCGGCGACCACGTGATCCTGTCGTTCACTTCGTGCGGCCAGTGCGGTAACTGCCGCGACGGCCATCCCGCCTATTGCGCAACCTGGTTGCCGCTCAACCTGATCGGCGGAGTCCGCGCCGATGGCAGCCACACCATCACTCACGGCGGCTCACCTGCTGGCGGGCATTTCTTCGGTCAGTCCTCGTTCAGCCGGCACGCGCTCGTCGACGAACGCAGCATGATCAAGGTCGATCCGGAGGTGTCGCTGGAGTCGGTTGCTCCGCTCGGATGCGGGGTTCAGACCGGTGCGGGCGCCATCTGGAACGTGCTGCGGCCGCGACCCGGTGCAAGCATCGTCGTGCTCGGAGCCGGGGCGGTCGGACTGTCCGCGGTGATGGCGGCCGCGCTGTCGCCCGCCACCGCGATCATCGCCGTCGACAAGGTCGCCGAACGTCTCGAACTCGCCCGTGAACTCGGCGCCACCCACGTCATCGCCGCGACCGATACGGACGTGGCCGCCGCCATCGCGGAGATCACCGGTGGCTCCGGTGCGGACGGGGTGGTGGAAACCACCGGCAGCACCGCCGTGCTGCGCACCGGCGCGGATGTACTCGCCGCGCGCGGCACCCTTGTCATCGTCGGTGCGCCACCGTTCGGAGCCGAGGTCGCCCTCGACGTGAACGCCATGATCCCCGGCCGCAAGGTCGTCGGGCTCACCCTCGGCGACAGCGAAACCCAGACCCTGATACCCGCGCTCGTCGCGCTGGTCCGTAGCGGCCGGTTGCCGGTCGACAAACTCATCACCCGCTATGCCTTCGAGGACATCGGACAAGCGGCGCTGGACATGAGTTCCGGCAAGACGATCAAACCCGTCCTCACATTCTGA
- a CDS encoding aldehyde dehydrogenase family protein, with translation MFNNDIHGRLFIGGQWRDSCSGSRADVIDPSTGRVVGTIADADIADVDTAVAAARAAFESGEWAGLSGRERARVLLHIAGLVRENADEIVRLESLDVGKPVALCRAVDIATTAEQYEYYAALAQTIDGATRKVPLNAFAYTRREPLGVVAAITPFNFPLILSSAKIAPALAAGNVVVHKPAEDTPLSALFMASLFERAGVPAGVVNVVTGSGSVVGEALLKHPGVDKIAFTGSTSIGRHVASVAGEMLKPVTMELGGNAAHIVFDDADVEKAIGAIIKGFVFNTGQFCMGGPRLLVARPLYDTIVGILAAAVAGVPVGDPRDPETVVGPMAADRHVKKVEEYVELARQEGGRVVCGGERLDRNGGYYYKPTVIAGLTNDSRVVQEEIFGPVLTVQLFDTEDEAIEMANSTSYGLASGLHTTNLARAHRVADKLQAGIVWINDWAMLDPAIPFGGVKDSGFGREYGPEALASYTKVKSVVVALD, from the coding sequence ATGTTCAACAACGATATTCACGGTCGGCTGTTCATCGGCGGGCAATGGCGCGACTCGTGCTCAGGTAGCCGTGCCGATGTAATCGACCCGTCTACCGGACGAGTGGTCGGCACCATCGCCGACGCCGATATCGCCGACGTCGATACCGCGGTCGCTGCCGCCCGGGCCGCGTTCGAGAGCGGCGAGTGGGCGGGGCTGAGCGGGCGGGAACGCGCCCGCGTTCTGCTCCATATCGCCGGCCTGGTGCGGGAGAACGCCGATGAGATCGTGCGACTGGAGAGTCTCGATGTCGGCAAACCGGTCGCCCTGTGCCGTGCGGTGGACATCGCGACTACTGCCGAACAGTACGAGTACTACGCGGCGCTGGCGCAGACCATCGACGGCGCCACCCGCAAGGTCCCGCTCAACGCGTTCGCCTATACCCGCAGGGAGCCGTTGGGTGTGGTCGCGGCCATCACACCGTTCAACTTCCCGCTGATCCTGTCCAGTGCCAAGATCGCCCCGGCCTTGGCGGCCGGAAATGTCGTGGTGCACAAGCCCGCGGAGGACACCCCGCTCAGCGCGTTGTTCATGGCGAGCCTGTTCGAGCGCGCCGGTGTGCCCGCGGGAGTCGTCAATGTGGTGACCGGTTCCGGCTCGGTGGTCGGCGAGGCGCTCCTGAAACATCCCGGCGTGGACAAGATCGCATTCACCGGCTCGACGTCGATCGGTCGGCACGTTGCCAGCGTCGCGGGAGAGATGCTGAAGCCGGTCACCATGGAACTCGGTGGCAACGCCGCGCACATTGTGTTCGACGACGCCGACGTCGAGAAAGCGATCGGCGCGATCATCAAAGGCTTCGTATTCAATACCGGCCAGTTCTGTATGGGCGGGCCACGTCTGCTGGTCGCGCGCCCGCTCTACGACACCATTGTCGGCATCCTCGCCGCCGCGGTCGCGGGGGTCCCGGTCGGCGATCCGAGAGATCCGGAAACGGTGGTCGGCCCGATGGCCGCGGACCGGCACGTGAAGAAGGTCGAAGAGTACGTCGAGCTCGCGCGCCAGGAGGGCGGCCGCGTCGTATGCGGCGGCGAGCGACTCGACCGCAACGGTGGCTATTACTACAAGCCCACCGTCATCGCCGGTCTCACCAACGACTCCCGCGTCGTCCAGGAAGAGATCTTCGGGCCCGTTCTCACGGTGCAGCTGTTCGACACCGAAGACGAAGCGATCGAAATGGCCAACAGCACCTCCTACGGCCTGGCATCCGGCCTGCACACCACGAACCTGGCGCGAGCGCATCGCGTCGCCGACAAACTGCAAGCCGGGATCGTCTGGATCAACGACTGGGCCATGCTCGACCCCGCGATCCCGTTCGGCGGCGTCAAGGACTCCGGATTCGGCCGCGAATACGGACCGGAAGCGCTCGCGTCCTACACGAAGGTCAAATCCGTCGTCGTCGCACTCGACTGA
- a CDS encoding MarR family winged helix-turn-helix transcriptional regulator encodes MTMSATDLPSGQRGSGRTSLLYAVKRVELAVRAHLDELLRPLGITALQYTAMTVLERHDGLPAAQLARDSFVTAQSMADMVRTLEKAGLIVRERNSRNRRELLIHLTSTGQQLLASVADQVAELEQRMIRSLTPEEADDFRVALTRAWHALS; translated from the coding sequence ATGACGATGTCGGCTACGGACCTGCCGTCCGGCCAACGCGGCTCCGGCCGCACTTCGCTGCTGTACGCGGTGAAACGGGTCGAACTCGCCGTGCGCGCGCACCTCGACGAACTGCTGCGTCCGCTCGGGATCACCGCGCTGCAGTACACCGCCATGACGGTGCTCGAACGCCATGACGGACTGCCCGCGGCACAGCTGGCGCGGGATTCGTTCGTCACCGCGCAATCGATGGCCGATATGGTCCGCACGCTGGAGAAGGCCGGACTCATTGTGCGCGAACGAAACTCGCGCAATCGACGGGAGCTGCTGATTCACCTCACCAGCACCGGTCAGCAGTTGCTCGCCAGTGTCGCCGACCAGGTGGCCGAACTCGAACAGCGAATGATCCGCAGCCTCACACCCGAGGAGGCCGACGATTTCCGCGTGGCCCTGACCCGCGCGTGGCACGCCTTGTCCTGA
- a CDS encoding protein kinase domain-containing protein has translation MDSGLRRLQPHDDARQQSISDARQDATQRDLHTGIAAELAVAGFGDAEEIGRGGFGVVYRCFEYALERPVAVKLLMSEVRGDGREQFVREQQALGRLSGHPHILQVLQVDITATGRPYIVMPYHARGSLDQLLRTTGPLRWPDVLSIGVKMAGALAAAHSIGIVHRDVKPGNILLTSYGEPQLADFGIAEFGDATAPSVRTIQGTPAFTAPEVLGGATPSAASDIYGLGATLSCLLTGRARFTRHTGEPLQVQLAAIATAPIPDLREHGVPHAFCAAVEAAMATRPADRPASAVEFGERLRDVQHGLGKAVDAMAVLPGVDESDSAATSLVPPLHSPGSATPPPPPIASTKFRPPTAPRTLIERTRLLHLLRQGGDRRLTLIHGPPGFGKTTLAAQWGRLLESEGVPMAWLTADTDDDNVVWFLAHLVEAIRRVRPELARELGAMLEERSSDATRYVLSVLIDEIHDSGQAMVLVIDEWHQVTSGATIAALEYLLEHGCHHLRVVVTSRTRAALPITRMLVADELVEIDTTTLRFDTAEANAFLVEANGLRLTSADVARLQESTEGWAAALQLASLPLRGRDDPSAFIDQLTGRNQIIGEYLAENVLDSLEPQVLDFLLATSITGTVRADLATALSGRSDSQELLEQIADRGLFLLHMDEVAEWFRYHRLFADYLRRRIIRQDPDRFTQLHHCASAWFAEHDMLSDAVDHALSAGEPQRAVDVVEARAMDLIERSRMATFLGIVAKLPGSLTESRPHLQLCVAWANIGLQRSQPVRTALQHALAALDAGAVSDAQATALRLEAAMVTSIEQYVTDRFERLPDVLAEHLHDPTAPFLAVTAMNLAAIDAFNRFDFASEHRWHQQAARYARQGGSFAVMHGHCVSGLAAREQFDIAGAEEHFEAAIAVSTRTGAQTHSSILAGALLGDLRYEQGRLTEAEVLLNASAGLGRQGGPVDFLLATFGTGARLAALRGDHTIAEERLAAGAAIAEHESLPRLAARIANERIRIGLPIPDDLRTHLTHLPPYLQQDNRIRASIAELEQDSMIRLLLAEDSPASTEAACARAAHLVRAIGNQHRPRAFTQAQLLYGCCLWLAGRHDEAKTVLAQSVSLCTDHGLTRFLADAGPQIAEISAASG, from the coding sequence ATGGACTCCGGCCTGCGACGTCTCCAGCCACATGACGATGCCCGGCAGCAGTCGATATCGGATGCGCGCCAAGACGCAACCCAACGGGACCTACATACCGGGATCGCGGCAGAACTAGCGGTGGCGGGATTCGGCGACGCCGAGGAGATCGGCCGTGGCGGATTCGGTGTGGTCTACCGCTGCTTCGAATATGCCCTGGAGCGGCCCGTAGCCGTCAAGTTGCTGATGTCGGAGGTCCGTGGTGACGGACGCGAGCAATTCGTCCGGGAACAGCAGGCACTCGGCCGACTGTCGGGCCACCCTCATATTCTGCAGGTACTGCAGGTCGACATCACCGCGACCGGCCGCCCCTACATTGTGATGCCGTACCACGCGCGGGGCTCGCTGGACCAGCTGTTGCGCACGACCGGACCACTGCGTTGGCCGGATGTGCTATCGATCGGTGTCAAGATGGCAGGCGCTTTGGCCGCAGCACACTCGATCGGCATCGTGCATCGCGACGTCAAGCCGGGAAATATCCTGCTCACCAGTTACGGGGAACCTCAGCTGGCCGACTTCGGCATCGCCGAATTCGGTGATGCCACAGCCCCTTCCGTGCGCACGATCCAGGGCACACCCGCCTTCACCGCCCCCGAAGTGCTCGGCGGTGCGACGCCCAGCGCAGCCTCGGATATCTACGGCCTCGGCGCAACGCTGTCTTGCCTGCTCACCGGGCGGGCCAGGTTTACCCGGCACACGGGGGAACCACTCCAGGTCCAGCTGGCCGCCATCGCCACGGCGCCGATACCGGACTTGCGCGAGCATGGTGTCCCGCACGCGTTCTGTGCCGCCGTCGAGGCCGCCATGGCAACCCGACCCGCGGACCGGCCTGCCTCCGCGGTCGAGTTCGGCGAACGACTGCGGGATGTGCAACACGGACTCGGGAAGGCGGTCGACGCCATGGCCGTCTTGCCAGGCGTAGACGAATCGGATTCGGCGGCAACGTCTCTCGTGCCACCCTTGCACTCCCCCGGATCCGCGACGCCACCGCCACCACCGATCGCCTCGACGAAGTTCCGGCCACCGACCGCACCGCGGACCCTGATCGAACGCACCCGCCTCCTACATCTGCTGCGGCAAGGCGGCGACCGGCGCCTGACGTTGATCCATGGCCCGCCCGGATTCGGCAAAACCACCCTGGCCGCGCAGTGGGGCCGGCTGCTCGAATCCGAAGGCGTGCCGATGGCGTGGCTGACCGCCGACACCGACGACGACAATGTCGTCTGGTTCCTCGCCCACCTTGTGGAGGCGATCCGGCGCGTGCGACCGGAACTGGCCCGCGAACTCGGCGCAATGCTCGAGGAAAGGTCTTCGGACGCAACGCGATACGTCCTGTCGGTGCTGATCGACGAGATCCATGACAGCGGGCAGGCCATGGTCCTGGTGATCGACGAATGGCACCAGGTGACCAGTGGCGCGACGATCGCGGCACTGGAGTATCTGCTCGAGCACGGCTGCCACCACCTACGGGTCGTGGTCACCAGCCGCACCCGGGCCGCGCTGCCGATCACCCGAATGCTGGTGGCCGATGAACTCGTCGAAATCGACACCACCACACTCCGTTTCGACACCGCCGAAGCGAACGCCTTCCTCGTCGAGGCCAACGGCCTGCGGCTGACCAGCGCGGACGTGGCCCGATTGCAGGAGTCGACCGAAGGATGGGCTGCCGCGCTGCAACTGGCTTCCCTGCCGCTGCGCGGTCGTGACGATCCGTCCGCCTTCATCGATCAGCTCACCGGCCGCAACCAGATCATCGGTGAATACCTCGCCGAAAATGTCCTCGACTCCCTCGAGCCGCAAGTGCTCGACTTCCTGCTGGCGACCTCGATCACCGGCACGGTGCGCGCCGATCTGGCGACCGCGCTCTCCGGCCGATCCGACAGCCAGGAGCTGCTCGAGCAGATCGCCGACCGGGGCCTGTTCCTGCTGCACATGGACGAGGTCGCCGAATGGTTCCGATATCACCGACTTTTCGCCGACTACCTGCGGCGCAGAATCATTCGCCAGGACCCAGACCGGTTCACGCAACTACATCACTGCGCCTCGGCCTGGTTCGCCGAGCACGACATGCTCAGCGACGCGGTCGATCACGCCTTGTCCGCCGGTGAACCGCAGCGCGCGGTCGACGTGGTCGAAGCGCGCGCGATGGACCTGATCGAACGCTCCCGGATGGCCACCTTCCTCGGAATAGTGGCGAAACTCCCAGGCAGCCTTACCGAATCACGGCCACACCTGCAACTGTGCGTCGCATGGGCCAACATCGGACTACAGCGGTCACAGCCGGTCCGCACCGCGTTGCAGCACGCCCTCGCAGCGCTCGACGCCGGCGCGGTATCGGACGCGCAAGCCACCGCGCTCCGCCTGGAAGCGGCGATGGTGACAAGCATCGAGCAGTACGTCACCGACCGCTTCGAACGCTTACCGGATGTGCTGGCCGAGCACCTGCATGATCCAACCGCCCCGTTCCTCGCCGTCACCGCCATGAATCTCGCCGCCATCGACGCGTTCAACCGGTTTGATTTCGCCTCGGAACACCGCTGGCACCAGCAGGCAGCCCGCTACGCTCGCCAAGGGGGTTCGTTCGCAGTCATGCACGGCCACTGTGTCTCGGGGCTCGCGGCCCGCGAGCAATTCGACATCGCGGGGGCCGAAGAGCATTTCGAGGCGGCGATCGCGGTATCCACTCGTACCGGCGCCCAGACCCATTCCTCGATCCTGGCCGGTGCGCTGCTGGGTGACTTGCGCTACGAACAGGGACGGCTCACCGAAGCCGAGGTACTGCTGAATGCCAGCGCGGGACTCGGGCGGCAGGGTGGACCCGTTGATTTCCTGCTCGCAACCTTCGGCACCGGTGCGCGGCTCGCGGCACTGCGCGGTGATCACACGATTGCCGAGGAACGTCTCGCTGCGGGCGCGGCCATCGCGGAGCACGAATCACTGCCTCGCTTGGCTGCACGAATCGCCAACGAACGCATTCGCATCGGCCTGCCGATTCCGGACGACCTGCGCACCCACCTCACCCATCTGCCGCCGTATCTCCAGCAGGACAACAGGATCCGAGCGAGCATTGCCGAGCTCGAACAGGACTCCATGATTCGGCTACTGCTGGCCGAAGACTCCCCCGCTTCCACCGAAGCCGCCTGCGCCCGAGCCGCCCACCTGGTGCGCGCTATCGGGAACCAGCATCGGCCACGCGCTTTCACCCAGGCGCAGCTGCTGTATGGCTGCTGCCTGTGGCTCGCCGGGCGGCACGACGAAGCCAAAACTGTTCTCGCCCAATCAGTTTCGCTGTGCACCGATCACGGTCTGACCCGATTCCTTGCGGATGCCGGCCCACAGATCGCAGAGATCAGTGCCGCGTCCGGGTGA